Proteins encoded by one window of Asterias rubens chromosome 18, eAstRub1.3, whole genome shotgun sequence:
- the LOC117302365 gene encoding neprilysin-4-like: MNTEKNGKNLEYLSMEESQEVMVKGKDFEEGRGKKPPRSGGRRSWFRQRSSLEKFLLFFLLVLLIICVVLLICLIVTVASSSMAGGGTSSRLSTEGICTTPECVISAGGILRNMDMEADPCEDFYQYACGGWTQANFIPDEDAKYTVFEELFNQLMDMSRGLLKEKTTNDSEAVSKAKDFYASCINEVLLDEFGAQPLLDLLDVLGGWPVIAGESWDEDSWDLVEVLSKNRLELDYNFLFAHKIIQDITNSDMNIMMIDQPMLGLEERTFYLDETDKTHFNAYQTYMVDMATALRPDHDREEAKRQMNDALEFERVLANFTASIEMRRDVTKFNNRYTVKKLKDEMPQIDWLRYFQLVHKEGFLPEEELLNFSPHYFGRMASFIHETPKRTVANYLMWRVVDYMNEYLGSELREIRQQFLWITKGNKRERTRWKVCFENTNSLFGMAVGALFVRKHFDERSRSTAQEMVADIRATLIETIKDVSWMDEQTKELALRKASKIKERIGYGDILKDEEAVNDAYKSIAISPTEYFVNVREMWRSDAIEDLAKYGKPVHRGAWKKSPIVVNAYYTPQDNEISFPAGIFQPPFYSNAFPMAMNYGGIGMVIGHELMHGFDDKGRHFDDEGNVNQWFSNSSLQAYNERKECFIDQYSNYYVPEVDKYINGKKTQGEVLADNGGIKEAFLAYKKWEMRHGGPGATLPGLDLTHDQLFYLNFAQIWCSLHRKEELLNIITTDSHPPEQSRVVGTLSNSEYFAEAYQCKKGSAMVRDKPCKLW; this comes from the exons CATCTTCCTCAATGGCTGGCGGAGGTACAAGTTCTAGGCTGAGCACGGAAGGCATCTGCACAACGCCCGAGTGTGTCATATCAG CTGGAGGTATATTACGCAATATGGACATGGAAGCAGACCCGTGTGAGGATTTCTACCAGTATGCTTGCGGCGGATGGACACAGGCAAACTTCATCCCTGATGAGGACGCCAAATACACGGTCTTCGAAGAGCTTTTCAACCAACTCATGGACATGAGTCGAG gACTGCTTAAAGAGAAGACGACGAACGACTCTGAGGCTGTGTCGAAAGCCAAAGATTTTTACGCATCATGCATAAACGAAG TTCTCCTCGATGAGTTCGGTGCTCAGCCCCTGCTCGACTTGCTCGATGTTCTTGGTGGTTGGCCCGTAATTGCTGGTGAGAGCTGGGACGAGGACTCCTGGGATCTAGTCGAAGTCCTCTCCAAGAATCGACTGGAGCTCGACTATAATTTCCTTTTCGCGCATAAAATCATTCAGGACATCACCAATTCCGACATGAATATAATGATG ATTGACCAGCCGATGCTCGGACTCGAAGAGAGGACATTTTACCTGGATGAAACAGACAAG ACCCATTTCAACGCATACCAGACGTACATGGTAGACATGGCCACAGCACTCCGGCCAGATCACGACAGAGAAGAGGCAAAGAGGCAGATGAATGACGCCCTAGAGTTCGAACGAGTACTGGCAAAC tttacaGCTTCGATTGAAATGCGACGTGACGTCACCAAATTTAACAACCGGTACACAGTGAAGAAATTAAAAGACGAAATGCCTCAG ATAGATTGGCTGAGGTACTTCCAGTTGGTCCACAAAGAGGGATTTCTACCCGAAGAAGAATTGCTCAACTTTTCTCCTCACTACTTTGGAAGAATGGCGTCATTTATACACGAAACCCCCAAAAG GACAGTGGCCAACTACCTCATGTGGCGAGTTGTGGACTACATGAATGAATACCTTGGTTCAGAACTACGGGAAATCAGACAGCAATTCCTTTGGATTACGAAGGGCAATAAGAGAGAGCGTACCCGCTGGAAGGTCTGCTTCGAGAACACCAACAGCCTTTTCGGTATGGCGGTGGGGGCGCTGTTCGTCAGGAAACATTTTGACGAGAGGAGCAGATCAACG GCTCAAGAAATGGTTGCAGATATCCGAGCAACACTGATTGAAACCATTAAAGATGTGTCATGGATGGACGAACAAACCAAGGAACTCGCTCTCAGAAAA gcTTCAAAAATTAAGGAGCGGATAGGCTATGGCGACATCCTGAAGGACGAAGAGGCTGTAAATGACGCCTACAAATCG ataGCAATATCTCCAACTGAATACTTCGTAAACGTCCGGGAAATGTGGAGGTCAGATGCGATTGAGGATTTAGCAAAATATGGAAAACCAGTTCATCGAGGAGC ATGGAAAAAATCACCGATTGTAGTCAACGCTTATTACACCCCACAGGATAACGAAATTA GTTTTCCAGCGGGTATATTTCAACCTCCATTCTACTCGAACGCTTTCCCTAT GGCAATGAACTACGGTGGCATTGGTATGGTTATTGGACACGAGCTCATGCATGGTTTCGACGACAAAG GAAGACACTTCGACGACGAGGGGAATGTAAACCAATGGTTTTCCAATTCATCACTCCAAGCCTACAACGAGCGGAAAGAATGTTTCATTGACCAATATTCAAATTACTATGTTCCTGAAGTTGACAAGTAT ATAAACGGTAAAAAAACACAGGGTGAGGTATTGGCTGACAACGGTGGAATCAAAGAGGCATTTCTC GCATACAAGAAGTGGGAGATGAGACACGGTGGACCAGGGGCTACTCTACCAGGGCTGGACCTCACACATGACCAACTCTTCTACCTTAATTTTGCTCAG ATATGGTGTAGCCTCCACCGCAAAGAAGAACTGCTGAACATAATCACAACAGACTCGCATCCGCCTGAACAATCGAG GGTGGTTGGGACGTTGTCGAACTCGGAGTACTTCGCTGAAGCCTACCAATGTAAAAAGGGATCTGCAATGGTACGGGATAAGCCGTGTAAACTGTGGTGA